A window of Chlorobium phaeobacteroides DSM 266 genomic DNA:
TTGAGCTATCAGTATCAATAACGCTGAAGAGATCCGAAAGACCGACGATGCATTCGAAAAGCAACCCTTTTTTCGCTGCTTCGGGCCTGAAAAACGCATAAATATCATGCATCAACCTGTTAATCGACGTTTCGGTGATCTGGAGAAATGTATCTCCGGATTCAATGCGTGAAATATCAACAAGCTCATTGATGAGATGAAGCATCCGCTGACCGCTTTGGTTAATGAGATTGATATATTCGGTCTGCTCCTCTCCGGAGAGATGCGGTTCCTTCAATAGCTCTGAAAAACCGAGAATACCATTCATCGGCGTTCGTATCTCATGGCTGATATTGGCAAGAAAAGCTGTTTTCAACCGGTCGCTCTCTTCGGCTTTCTCCTTTGCGGCAATCAATTCGCTCCACAGTTTTTTCTTTTCGGTAATATCCTCCTTTACGGCCACAAAATTGGTGATCGACCCCTCCTTATTGAAAATAGGGGAGATAACCGCCGACTCGATATAGATATCTCCGTTTTTCTTTCTGTTGTAAAACTCTCCATGCCACACTCCTCCGGAAAGAATCGTATCCCAAAGCTCATAAAAAGTCTCCCTTGGCGTCAAACCGGACTGAAGGATGTTAGGATTATTTCCTACCGCCTCCCGAACGGTATACCCTGTGAGCTGTGTGAATTTTGGATTCACATACTCAATATTTCCCATATAATCGGTTATAACGACAACAGCGGGGCTCTGTTCTACGGCAACGCTCAGTTTTCTCAGCCTCTGTTCGGAGATCTTGCGCTTGGTAATATCCGTACTGGTTCCGATAATTCTGTAGATATGACCGACATTATCGCGAACCGGTGTCAGAACGGTTTCCCAATAGGTCTCTCTGCCTTTGAACGGCAGCAGCTCTTCGTACTGAATCGTGCTGCCGCTTTGAATACAGGCATCATAACGACGGATAACGGATTCTGCAAAAGGCGCATCGATGATCTCGTCGGGAGATTTTCCTGTTATCTCTTCGTTCTTGATGCCCGTCAGTATTTCATGCATTCGATTAATTCCCTTATAACGATAGGAACCATCCTGCTGGACATCAACCACAAAAACGGAATTGTTTACTCCATCATAAATACTCTTAAGAAACTGCGTGCTTTCAAGTAACTTATTCTCGTGCTGTTTGCGCAAAGTAATATCTCGAACACTCGACACAATATAGGGTCTGCCTGAAAGTTCCACGATGTTCGCATTAACCTCTACAGGTATCCTGTTCCCTTTTCTGTCACGCTGTACCGCTTCGAACAGAACACATCCATCCTCCATCAGGCGCTTCATCGCCTCGGGAATGTAGGTTACCGAACTTTCAGCATCATCAAGTTCTCTTGGACCCATGCCAAGCAGCTCCTCTTGGGTATAGCCAAGAATATCGCATGCCGAGGGATTAACCATAGCAAACTTTCCTGGCTCGGAAGGAGTGATCATCGGGTGAACGAAGACTCCGTCTCTGATATTTTCAAATAAAACCCTGAAACGCTCTTCACTCTCCCGCAGAGAGTCTTCAATCTGTTTGCGTTCGGTAACGTCATCAAAAAGCGCAACAATCTCCCCTGAGGGAATTTTATATATATGGTTTTCCCTCCAGCCCTGCCGAATATCGTCCTGATAATAAAACGGAGCAAGGTGTTCGGTTCGACCTGTTTTCCAAACCCGGCAGAGAGCAGCGGGCAAAACGGTTGAACCCATATTGGGAAAAAGAGTCAACAGCGTTTTGCCTACAACTTGCGCCCCTGTAAGATGTACTATTCTTTCCGCTGCGGGATTGAGCGCCTTGAGAATAAAATCCCTACCATCATCAACTGCATCATATACAGCAACACCGGTGTCTATATTTTCAATGAGTGCTGCGTAACGATTATCGCTTTCCTGAATCTGTTTTTCAGACTTTTTCCACTCAGTGATATCGCGAACAATTAAGGTAAACCCGAGCAAGAGATCGGCAGAGTTAATCGGATAGAGGGAAACGAGAACATTGCGAATGCAACCGTTCTTGCACTGCATGGCGGTTTCAATCGTTCCAGTTCCATAACCCCTGATCTGACGATGCAGTTCGTCACCCACATAGTCATAATCGGCGTCGGTTGTATAAAGAATGCTCCATTTTCGATTGAGCAACTCATCCGGCGTATAGCCGAGAAGAGAACAGAGCGCGCTGTCGGCATCTTTGATAACGGAGTCTGCAATCAAACCGGTGCCGGTTGGCAACTCTCGAAAAACGCACTGAACAAACGACTCTCGGTACATACAGGAACTCCATCCTGCGCGTTGAGCGTTGATTGCATCTTCAAGGCTTGAACATTGACGACGGAGTTCTTCGATTTCAGTAATAAGCTCATCCCTCGTTTTTACTTCGTCAGTCATGGCTTCACGTTTATAGGATGGAAATCCGCCAACATCAGCTCCTGAGGCCTGAATCTGCAATTACATTCAAAACCCCTATCTCTCCGTCACGCGCAGCGTTCAATCTTAACACTTAACCCGCAACACCGCCCCCCTCTGTCATCCCGACCTCTCCCCCTTGTCATCTCGACCAACGGGAGAGATCTCTCTTCTCTTCCTTTCCCCAAACCCAGCGCTCAGCACTCTGCACTCATATCTTTCCTTCCCCCCCTGACGCTCCACCGCCATTGCATTGAGATCCCTCTCTGCGTTCGGGATGACAGATGGGGAAATTCGGGATGACCTCTCCCCCTCTGTCATCTCGACCTACCCCCCTTGTCATCTCGACCATCGGGAGAGATCTCTCTTCTCTTCTCTTCCTTTCCCCAAACCCAGCGCTCAGGGCTCAGGACTCTGCACTCATATCTTTCCTTCCCCCCCTGACGCTCCACCGCCATTGCATTGAGATCCCTCTCTGCGTTCGGGATGACAGACGGGGAAATTCGGGATGACCTCTCCCCCTCTGTCATCCCGACCTCTCCCCCTTGTCATCTCGACCATCGGGAGAGATCTCTCTTCTCTTGTCTTCCTTTCCCCAAACCCAGCGCTCAGGGCTCAGGACTCTGCACTCATATCTTTCCTTCCCCCCCTGACGCTCCACCGCCATTGCATTGAGATCCCTCTCTGCGTTCGGGATGACAGATGGGGAAATTCGGGATGACCTCTCCCCCTCTGTCATCCCGACCTCTCCCCCTTGTCATCTCGACCATCGGGAGAGATCTCTCTTCTCTTGTCTTCCTTTCCCCAAACCCAGCGCTCAGGACTCTGCACTCATATCTTTCCTTCCCCCCCTGACGCTCCACCGCCATTGCATTGAGATCCCTCTCTGCGTTCGGGATGACAGATGGGGAAATTCAGGATGACCTCTCCCCCTCTGTCATCCCGACCTCTCCCCCTTGTCATCTCGACCATCGGGAGAGATCTCTCTTCTCTTGTCTTCCTTTCCCCAAACCCAGCGCTCAGGGCTCAGGACTCTGCACTCATATCTTTCCTTCCCCCCCTGACGCTCCACCGCCATTGCATTGAGATCCCTCTCTGCGTTCGGGATGACAGACGGGGACAGTTCGGGATGACAGCAGGGCCTGTTCGGGATGACAGCAGGGCCTGTTCGGGATGACAGGATGGGCTGTTCGGGATGACAGGATGGGCTGTTCGGAATAACAAGTGCTTACATCTTCAGAACGGTACCGATTTTCAAAATATCAGCGAGATTGGCGTGCGGATCGAGTACCGGTTTAATAATCGGTACTGCTGAGGTCATAATGGTGGTCACGCCCGGCCCATGTCCTGCTTCAAGACAGTCGCTGTGTACAACAACACCAATCGTGATTGCTCCCTTTCGGTAGGCTCTCCCGAATCGGTTATCGTGGTCCTGAAGAGCGACA
This region includes:
- a CDS encoding PAS domain S-box protein, yielding MTDEVKTRDELITEIEELRRQCSSLEDAINAQRAGWSSCMYRESFVQCVFRELPTGTGLIADSVIKDADSALCSLLGYTPDELLNRKWSILYTTDADYDYVGDELHRQIRGYGTGTIETAMQCKNGCIRNVLVSLYPINSADLLLGFTLIVRDITEWKKSEKQIQESDNRYAALIENIDTGVAVYDAVDDGRDFILKALNPAAERIVHLTGAQVVGKTLLTLFPNMGSTVLPAALCRVWKTGRTEHLAPFYYQDDIRQGWRENHIYKIPSGEIVALFDDVTERKQIEDSLRESEERFRVLFENIRDGVFVHPMITPSEPGKFAMVNPSACDILGYTQEELLGMGPRELDDAESSVTYIPEAMKRLMEDGCVLFEAVQRDRKGNRIPVEVNANIVELSGRPYIVSSVRDITLRKQHENKLLESTQFLKSIYDGVNNSVFVVDVQQDGSYRYKGINRMHEILTGIKNEEITGKSPDEIIDAPFAESVIRRYDACIQSGSTIQYEELLPFKGRETYWETVLTPVRDNVGHIYRIIGTSTDITKRKISEQRLRKLSVAVEQSPAVVVITDYMGNIEYVNPKFTQLTGYTVREAVGNNPNILQSGLTPRETFYELWDTILSGGVWHGEFYNRKKNGDIYIESAVISPIFNKEGSITNFVAVKEDITEKKKLWSELIAAKEKAEESDRLKTAFLANISHEIRTPMNGILGFSELLKEPHLSGEEQTEYINLINQSGQRMLHLINELVDISRIESGDTFLQITETSINRLMHDIYAFFRPEAAKKGLLFECIVGLSDLFSVIDTDSSKVNQILTNLVQNALKFTTEGSVDFRYTLKNDCLEFYVTDSGACIPSEMKEKIFDRFRQVDNSLTRRYEGAGLGLSISKAYIEMLGGKIWVESIEGRGNRFVFTLPYKPSTSVTMQQFDPDFQGRTECFSNLTILIAEDDEVSSLLLQRNLKGENITILHARNGQDAVEQVQKNSAIRLVLMDIQMPVMNGFDATREIKALRPGLPVIAQTAFTSKEEKEKTKEAGCDGFITKPVNKIELLCLMESLLNPKTGD